CGTTTCCTGGCCATCTTCTCATCAAACCTGGATGAGTTTTACCGTGTGCGTGTGGCTACGCTGAGCCGTTTAGCCAACTTGAACGAGAAGGCTAAAGAGGTACTGGGCTATAATCCTAAAAAGCTGCTGACGCAGATTAAATCGCTGGTGGTAAAGCAGGAGCAGAAGTTTAATAACCTGTATGAGAATATTATTGTTAAGCAACTGGCCGAAGAGAAGATATTTTTGCTGAATGACAAGCAGTTGAACGTTACCCGTGGTGTGTTTGTTAAAAACTACTTCCGCGAGAAACTGCTGGCCACGCTGGTGCCCATTATGCTTGACCCAGCCATGCCGCTGCCCGAACTGCGCGACCGTGCCATTTACTTTTTTGTTAAGCTGACCAAGAACAGAAAGAGCAAACTGGCGCTGATTGAAATTCCAGACAATCTTTCGCGTTTCCTGGTACTGCCTGAGACAAACAACCTGAAGTTCATCATCCTGTTGGATGACATTATACGTTATAACCTCGAAGATATCTTCTTCATTTTTGATCATGATGCCATTGAGGCCTACTCTGTACAGCTTACCCGCGATGCAGAGCTTGACCTGGATCAGCAGGTGAGCGAGAAGTTTATTGATACCCTGGCCAAGAGCTTGCAAAAGCGCAAAAAAGGTAAGCCCATGCGTTTGCAATATGACGCCGAGATGCCGGAGGATATGGTGCAATATATGGTAGGCAAAATGGGCTTGAATAAAGAAAGCCTGATTGCCAGCAGCCGTTACCAGAACTTTAAAGATTTTATCAAATTCCCCAACGTCGGTCGCCCGGAGTTGGAGTATACCCGTTATCCTGCTTTACCGGTAGACGATTTGTCGTTCGGCAAAAGCTTGATGAATACCATTGCCAAGAAGGACTGCCTGATCAGCACGCCATATCAGTCGTTTGATTATGTGATCCACTTTTTGCGCGAAGCAGCCATCGATCCAAAAGTAAAAGAGATCAGCATTTCAGTTTATCGCCTGGCCGAAAACTCAAGGGTAGTGCACGCGTTGATTAATGCTGCCCGTAACGGTAAAAAGGTGAATTGCCTGGTAGAGCTGCGTGCCCGTTTTGATGAGCAGAATAACATTTTCTGGAGTAACCGCATGGAAGAGGGTGGTGTACGGGTAATTTACGGTATTCCCGGTTACAAGGTACACTCAAAAATATGCCTGGTTACCCGGGTAGAGAAAGGTAAGCATGTGCATTATGCGGCCCTCTCAACCGGTAACTTTAACGAGAAAACGGCCCAGATTTATGCCGATCATACCCTGCTTACCCGTAGCCGCCGTTTAACCGGCGACTTGGTGAACGTGTTTAAATCACTGAACCGTGGGATGTTGCCACGCGGGTTGAAGCACCTGATTGTATCGCCTATTGATTCTCGCCCTGCCTTGTATAAATTGATCGATAACGAGATGAAGAATGCCAAGGAAGGTAAAGAAGCCTACATGGTGTTAAAAATGAATAGTTTGGCTGATGAAGAGATGATTGCTAAACTATACCAGGCCAGTAATGCAGGTGTAAAAATTGAATTGATTGTGCGCGGCATGTGTTGCCTGGTGCCCGGGGTGAAAGATTATAGCGAGAACATCACCGTTATTAGCATTGTAGATAAATACCTGGAGCATGCCCGTGTGCTGATTTTCTGTAACGACGGTGATGAGTTGATCTATCTTACCTCTGCCGATTACATGACCCGTAATATTGATAATAGGGTAGAAGTTGGTTTCCCGATCTATGATCCTGATCTGAAAAAAGAGATTCGCGAGATTATCGACATTCAGTTGATGGATAATACCAAGGCGCGCGAGATTAACGCCAGCAACAACAACAAATACCACAAAACCGATTCGGACACGCCGAACCGGTCGCAGATAGATATTTACAATTACCTCAAATACAAAAACAAATAAATTGAGATACGCAGCGATAGATATTGGCTCGAATGCTGTCAGGCTGTTGATAGCTGATATTAAAGAAACCAACGGAACCGTAACCTTTAAAAAGAATACGCTGGTGCGCGTACCTCTGCGCCTGGGTGATGATGCCTTTTTAAACCAGCATATATCAGAGCGCAAAGCTGCCGATCTGGTAAAAACCATGTCGGCCTTTAAAAACCTGATGGATGTTTATCGGGTGAATGATTATATGGCCTGCGCCACATCGGCCATGCGCGAGGCCCAAAATGGGCAGGATATTGTGCGCACCATTAAAACTGAGGCAGATATTAACCTGGAGATTGTTCGTGGCGAAACCGAGGCTAACATTATTTACTCCAGCCACGTAGAGCAAAATATTGATAAAAGCAAAAGCTATCTTTATGTAGACGTTGGCGGCGGCAGCACCGAGCTTTCGTTATTTTCTGAGGGCGAGCTGGTGGCGTCACAATCATTTAACATCGGTACCATACGTATTCTGGATAACCAGGATAAGGACGAGACCTGGGAGGAGATGAAAGAGTTTTTGCGCATCCACACACGCAGGTTTAAAACCCTTTCTGGCATTGGTACAGGCGGCAATATTAACAAATTGTATCGTTTGGCCGAGGAGAAAGAAGGCGCACCAATGTCATTCACCAAACTGAAAAGTTTATACAGCTACCTTAACTCATTTTCGTTAAAAGAACGCATTAACGTGCTGGGGCTCAATCAGGATCGTGCTGACGTAATTATCCCGGCATGCGAAATTTACCTGAGTGTTTTGAAGTGGGCAGGCATCAAAAGCATTTATGTGCCAAGCGTAGGTATGGTAGACGGAATTATCCAGACGCTGATAGAAAAGAACTTTTCAGCCGGTAATTAAAAATTTCGTAAAATTCTTGTTAAAAAACAAAACACTTTTATTACATTTGTAATGCCCTCTCATAGGGTATGTTTTTCATAGGTAGATGTAGGGTCGAGTACGAAAGTAATCGACCCTTTTTTGTGCTTTGGGGTTTCGCTTTCATCATCGTTATCTGCGCTATGTTTTGGTTAATAACGGCATAATTTAACATCTGGTACATATTCAGGCTTGAAATTTATTCTTTAGCTAAAGTTTTACTGTTTACTTTTAACTTTTTAATTCTCACTATGGGCAGAAAAATTGTTATAGCCATTACCGGCGCCAGCGGTTCTATTTACGCCAAGCTACTATTACAGCAACTGAGTCAAATGCAAAACCAGGTGGCAGAAGTAGCGGTGGTAATGAGTGACAATGCCCGTACCGTTTGGCAATATGAGCTGGGTGATGATACCTACAACCAGCTACCTTTTAAATTTTACGCCAAGAGCGACTTTATGGCGCCCTTTGCCTCTGGCTCGGCACGTTTTGATACCATGGTGGTGGTTCCTTGTTCTATGGGCACCATGGGCCGCATAGCCGCCGGCACCAGCGACGACTTGATTACCCGTGCCGCAGACGTGATTTTGAAAGAGCGCCGCAAACTGATTCTGGTAGCACGCGATACGCCTTTTAATCTCATCCACATCCGCAATATGGCCACGGTAACTGAGGCCGGCGGTATCATTTGTCCGGCCATTCCATCATTCTACAGTCTCCCTAAAACCATCGAAGAACTTGCCATGACGGTTGTGAACCGGGTAATTAGCCTGATGGGGTTGGAGAATGATAGTTATGAGTGGGGGGGTGAGGGATAGCTGATATAATTCCAGTGGGAAATTTTTCCAGTTTAGTTCGATGGATTTTATTTAAAAGTATTTGATTTTCAATTAGTTAAAAACTAATTGAAAATATTTCTTGTACTCCTTAGCATTTTGTCTACTTTTGTACTACTAAATCGGTAGACATTATATAGAATGAAACAAATTTTTACTTTCCCCATGTGCTGCTGTTGCTGAATAATGCCCCACAGATCAGTTAACAGATATAATCACAATTAATACCATACCCTTCTTATTCATGAAAATTTTTAAAAACAATCGTAGTATTGCTTTACTCTTTTTTGTCTTCGCACCACTGTTCAGCTTTGCGCAGTTGAACGGCTCATACATTTTGAGTGGTAAAATTGTGGACGATAAGCAAGAAGCTATTATAGGTGCTACCATTGCCATTAAAGGCACCACCCATGGTACCAGTACAGACACCGCCGGTAAGTTCCATTTAACTACCAGCGCTAAATTGCCTTACACGTTGGTGTTCTCGGCAGTAGGTTACCAAACACAAGAGTTTTTGATTAAAAACACTACAGATCCGCTTAATATCCGCCTTTCTCAGCAATCACTGTTGATCAATGAGGTAGTAGTTACCGCATCGCGCAGGGAAGAAAAGCTGATGAAATCGCCGGTAGCTATTGAGAAGCTGGATATCCGCTCATTGAAGCAATCGCCTGGTCCAAGCTTTTATGATGCTTTGGAGAATGTAAAAGGCGTGCAAATGACCACCACCAGCTTAACGCTTAAAGTGCCAAACACCCGTGGTTTTAACAGCCCGAACAACTTCCGTTTTATGCAGTTGACTGATGGGGTAGATATGCAGTCGGCCACATTAGGTGTGCCACTGGGTAATGCTATTGGTCCGACTGAATTGGACGTTGCCAGTATAGAGATTACTCCGGGAGCTGCGGCCGCCCTTTACGGCACCAACGCACTGAACGGCCTGGCCAACTTAACTACTAAAGATCCATTTAAATATCAGGGATTAAGCTTTTACCACCGCACAGGTGCCAACCACGTAGATGGTATTGGTGTGCGCCCGAGCATTATTACAGAGGATGCCTTCCGTTATGCCAAGGCGTTCAATGATAAATTTGCCTTCAAAGTAAACTTTAGCTACATGCAGGGACAGGATTGGCAGTCTAACACCATTGCCGACCAAAATCCGCAGAACCTGAAAACCGCTAACCCGGCTTATCCTGAACTGACAGGTGCAGCCAACGCAGCTTACGACGGCTGGAACAAATATGGCGATGACGCCCTGGCCGGCAGTAACACTGTAGTAATTAAAGGCATCACTGTTAACGGCGTTGCCCGCCCTAACCTGTTGGTGGCCCGTACTGGCTACAACGAGGTTGACCTGGTTGACCCTAAAGTAGCCAACCTTAAATTTGACGGTACTTTCTCTTACAAACTTAACCCTACAACTACACTTTCTTACGCATACCGCTACGGCCGTATGGATGGCGTTTTTCAACGCGGTAACAAAATATCGTTGAACGGCGCTACCGTGCAGAATCACAAACTGGAGTTGGTGGGCAAAACCTTCCAGGTACGTGCGTATGAGTCTATTGAAAACACCGGTAACTCTTACAACGTAAAGCCACTGGCAGATAACCTGGATTTGAACCACGCCAGCAACTCGGCCTGGGGTACGCTTTA
This region of Mucilaginibacter yixingensis genomic DNA includes:
- the ppk1 gene encoding polyphosphate kinase 1, whose protein sequence is MPHQRLPLINREISWLYFNDRVLQEAADPTVPLIDRVRFLAIFSSNLDEFYRVRVATLSRLANLNEKAKEVLGYNPKKLLTQIKSLVVKQEQKFNNLYENIIVKQLAEEKIFLLNDKQLNVTRGVFVKNYFREKLLATLVPIMLDPAMPLPELRDRAIYFFVKLTKNRKSKLALIEIPDNLSRFLVLPETNNLKFIILLDDIIRYNLEDIFFIFDHDAIEAYSVQLTRDAELDLDQQVSEKFIDTLAKSLQKRKKGKPMRLQYDAEMPEDMVQYMVGKMGLNKESLIASSRYQNFKDFIKFPNVGRPELEYTRYPALPVDDLSFGKSLMNTIAKKDCLISTPYQSFDYVIHFLREAAIDPKVKEISISVYRLAENSRVVHALINAARNGKKVNCLVELRARFDEQNNIFWSNRMEEGGVRVIYGIPGYKVHSKICLVTRVEKGKHVHYAALSTGNFNEKTAQIYADHTLLTRSRRLTGDLVNVFKSLNRGMLPRGLKHLIVSPIDSRPALYKLIDNEMKNAKEGKEAYMVLKMNSLADEEMIAKLYQASNAGVKIELIVRGMCCLVPGVKDYSENITVISIVDKYLEHARVLIFCNDGDELIYLTSADYMTRNIDNRVEVGFPIYDPDLKKEIREIIDIQLMDNTKAREINASNNNKYHKTDSDTPNRSQIDIYNYLKYKNK
- a CDS encoding UbiX family flavin prenyltransferase, coding for MGRKIVIAITGASGSIYAKLLLQQLSQMQNQVAEVAVVMSDNARTVWQYELGDDTYNQLPFKFYAKSDFMAPFASGSARFDTMVVVPCSMGTMGRIAAGTSDDLITRAADVILKERRKLILVARDTPFNLIHIRNMATVTEAGGIICPAIPSFYSLPKTIEELAMTVVNRVISLMGLENDSYEWGGEG
- a CDS encoding exopolyphosphatase, yielding MRYAAIDIGSNAVRLLIADIKETNGTVTFKKNTLVRVPLRLGDDAFLNQHISERKAADLVKTMSAFKNLMDVYRVNDYMACATSAMREAQNGQDIVRTIKTEADINLEIVRGETEANIIYSSHVEQNIDKSKSYLYVDVGGGSTELSLFSEGELVASQSFNIGTIRILDNQDKDETWEEMKEFLRIHTRRFKTLSGIGTGGNINKLYRLAEEKEGAPMSFTKLKSLYSYLNSFSLKERINVLGLNQDRADVIIPACEIYLSVLKWAGIKSIYVPSVGMVDGIIQTLIEKNFSAGN